One Pyrofollis japonicus DNA window includes the following coding sequences:
- a CDS encoding 30S ribosomal protein S13: MSEQQYRYIVRIAGTDIPGDLKVPYGLARIKGVGVNLALTLCRLLGIDPHKRIGFLTDTEIEKIESALSNPLAVGVPVWMLNRRKDYETGKDIHLVGADLIYYARRDIEREKRIKSWRGIRHALGLKVRGQRTATTGRLGMTIGVKRSR; this comes from the coding sequence CTGAGCGAGCAGCAGTATCGTTACATCGTTAGGATAGCTGGAACGGATATTCCGGGCGATCTAAAGGTACCTTATGGACTGGCCAGGATTAAGGGAGTTGGAGTAAACTTAGCGCTCACTCTCTGCCGTCTACTAGGTATAGACCCGCATAAGAGAATAGGCTTCTTAACAGATACCGAGATAGAAAAAATTGAGAGCGCACTTTCCAATCCATTAGCTGTAGGCGTTCCCGTATGGATGCTTAATAGGCGTAAGGATTACGAAACCGGTAAAGATATACACCTCGTCGGTGCTGACTTGATATACTATGCTCGTCGCGATATAGAGAGGGAGAAGAGGATAAAGAGCTGGAGAGGTATACGCCATGCACTAGGACTCAAAGTGCGCGGTCAGAGAACAGCTACGACAGGTCGCCTCGGCATGACTATTGGTGTGAAAAGGAGCAGGTAG
- a CDS encoding ATP-binding protein, whose protein sequence is MLFPEPSEEAFLRANYIEKGEYRSKQCIRLGRAGDRHACVDIKDVTRHVLIVGSTGSGKTHTAARLAYCLNNYDTSVIILDWHGEYERILSRLAKNNQRGNIIGYSYPHLPKLPLISDIFPLEVSLEILERILNLSIYQSSLLGAILLTIYRKGINANDLKKAESTIGSRMLESISNMVRAKKDSDVDLYYLYELLLHLYEELAQDYSVSRAEREIWAALIRRIQSLIASGFHELFTIYGKPPINSIYNKNIIIYDLSSIYSAKIRRLYAYYLLYTLFFYKINTKNDINNVAVVVEEAHNLLDLDIVPIILQEARKYNLGLIVVTHSPSQLPLVAQANLNTLIIHRLIGENDINFIKTIIDLREFYEIITKLEPSEALLITNQAKEIVTISLSDNC, encoded by the coding sequence TTGCTGTTCCCAGAGCCCAGCGAAGAAGCATTCCTTAGAGCTAACTATATCGAAAAAGGAGAGTATAGAAGTAAACAATGCATAAGGCTTGGAAGGGCCGGCGATAGGCACGCCTGTGTTGATATCAAAGATGTTACACGTCATGTTCTTATAGTAGGATCCACAGGATCAGGTAAAACTCATACCGCCGCAAGATTAGCTTACTGTTTAAACAACTACGATACAAGCGTTATAATACTGGACTGGCATGGCGAGTACGAGCGCATATTAAGCAGGCTGGCGAAGAACAACCAAAGAGGCAACATCATAGGCTACTCCTATCCACACTTGCCTAAGCTACCGCTTATTAGCGATATATTCCCCCTAGAAGTTTCTCTTGAAATACTTGAACGCATACTTAATCTAAGTATATATCAATCTTCATTACTGGGGGCAATACTTCTAACCATTTATCGGAAGGGTATAAATGCTAATGATTTAAAGAAAGCCGAGTCCACTATAGGTTCACGCATGTTAGAGTCAATATCGAATATGGTACGCGCCAAAAAGGACTCTGACGTTGATTTATATTATCTCTATGAGCTTCTGTTGCACCTATACGAAGAACTAGCTCAAGACTATTCTGTTTCGAGGGCTGAGAGAGAGATCTGGGCAGCGCTAATAAGGAGGATACAATCACTGATTGCTAGCGGATTCCATGAACTATTTACTATTTACGGGAAACCACCCATTAATTCTATATATAATAAAAACATAATTATATATGATTTGAGCTCAATATATTCTGCGAAAATTAGAAGGCTTTACGCATACTACCTCCTATATACTTTGTTTTTCTATAAAATTAACACAAAAAATGATATTAACAATGTAGCAGTAGTCGTGGAAGAAGCACACAATCTACTAGACCTAGACATTGTCCCCATTATCTTACAAGAAGCCCGTAAATACAATCTCGGCCTAATAGTGGTGACACACTCTCCGTCGCAGCTTCCACTGGTAGCACAAGCCAACTTAAACACATTAATCATACATAGACTTATTGGAGAAAACGATATCAATTTTATCAAAACAATTATTGATTTAAGGGAATTTTATGAAATAATCACAAAGTTAGAGCCATCAGAAGCACTACTTATAACTAATCAAGCTAAAGAAATCGTTACAATAAGCCTCAGTGACAATTGTTAG
- a CDS encoding winged helix-turn-helix transcriptional regulator, translating to MSIETLTDSKRRLLRLVAEKKEVEISTLAREVGLRPSTVRKYVAELEKMGLVEKIGNTVRITDTALKLLTKEEKEEKKEEVRAEEFEFSDEAPKSSAQIIEPFYFIYKGNLVPLRIKDARQLAAAIVYGLIEPEELSYVLKTGYLTTWLSQVLKEDELAKQLEELKGLEPPQLLDEAVRIMKKFL from the coding sequence ATGAGCATTGAAACGTTAACGGATTCTAAAAGACGACTACTTAGACTCGTTGCCGAGAAAAAAGAAGTAGAAATCTCGACACTCGCAAGAGAAGTTGGTCTAAGGCCATCAACCGTAAGAAAATATGTAGCTGAACTCGAAAAAATGGGGCTTGTCGAAAAAATAGGCAATACAGTACGAATCACTGATACAGCACTAAAGCTTCTAACCAAAGAAGAAAAAGAAGAAAAGAAAGAAGAAGTTAGAGCAGAAGAATTCGAGTTCTCAGACGAAGCGCCGAAATCGTCAGCTCAAATTATTGAACCATTCTATTTCATATATAAAGGTAACCTCGTACCTCTCAGAATTAAAGATGCTCGTCAACTAGCAGCAGCAATAGTTTACGGACTTATAGAGCCCGAAGAACTAAGCTACGTATTAAAGACAGGATATCTGACTACATGGCTTAGCCAAGTCCTTAAAGAAGATGAGCTTGCAAAACAACTAGAGGAATTAAAAGGACTTGAACCTCCTCAGCTCCTCGACGAAGCTGTACGAATAATGAAGAAATTCTTGTAG
- a CDS encoding RNA polymerase: MKFCPRCGGLMIPAGQQDGKIILRCTRCGYVEVVDANQLKDYTIREQTSAEERTITTLKVSEAKRKPPKSLEEWEQEREEYREVLQELLQEELEGAEE, from the coding sequence TTGAAGTTCTGTCCGCGTTGCGGGGGCCTAATGATACCAGCTGGCCAGCAGGACGGCAAGATAATTCTCCGATGCACGCGATGCGGCTATGTTGAAGTCGTTGATGCGAATCAGTTAAAGGACTATACGATTAGAGAACAAACTTCCGCCGAGGAGCGAACAATTACTACGCTGAAGGTGAGCGAGGCTAAGAGGAAACCACCGAAGTCTCTAGAGGAGTGGGAACAAGAGCGTGAAGAGTATAGAGAAGTTCTTCAAGAACTTCTTCAAGAGGAGCTTGAGGGCGCTGAAGAATAA
- a CDS encoding spermine/spermidine synthase domain-containing protein — protein sequence MEQKSPRLPWRLVIEWTSEGEGCFREIKKVYADTSSAFQTVMVAELASLGKSLIIDGKVQSSISDEHWYHEALVHPILLAHDNPRRVLILGGGEGATAREVLKHSTVKEVIMVDIDRSVIDFAKKYLEEWHQGAFNDDRLRLVIDDGRAFVEKAAKNGEAFDAVILDLVDPTEGGPAVRLYSLEFYTILKDVVGDKGIIVTQATSPTLTPRVYAIIFNTISRVFGIARPYVTYVRSYNGLWGFVSGSESIDPAKLSPHTVAERIKRRIEGKLRFYDEVTHMWMFSLPKPIRNLLSKVKEYATDNNPVFVPI from the coding sequence TTGGAGCAGAAGAGTCCTAGGCTTCCATGGAGGCTGGTTATTGAGTGGACTAGTGAGGGCGAGGGATGTTTCCGCGAGATTAAGAAGGTATATGCCGATACAAGCTCGGCGTTCCAAACAGTAATGGTTGCCGAGCTTGCTAGCTTAGGCAAATCGCTTATAATAGATGGAAAAGTCCAAAGTAGTATCAGCGACGAACATTGGTATCATGAGGCTCTAGTACACCCTATACTACTAGCGCACGATAATCCTAGGCGCGTGCTTATTCTCGGCGGAGGCGAGGGTGCTACAGCAAGAGAGGTGCTTAAACACAGTACTGTTAAAGAAGTGATAATGGTTGACATAGATAGAAGTGTCATTGATTTTGCTAAAAAATATCTAGAGGAGTGGCACCAGGGAGCCTTCAACGATGATCGATTGAGACTCGTCATTGATGACGGCCGGGCTTTTGTCGAGAAAGCTGCTAAAAACGGCGAGGCTTTTGATGCAGTAATTCTTGATCTTGTTGATCCGACAGAAGGCGGCCCTGCAGTGAGACTCTATAGCCTTGAGTTCTACACCATCCTCAAAGACGTTGTTGGCGATAAAGGAATAATTGTGACGCAGGCGACGTCCCCGACTCTGACTCCCAGGGTCTATGCGATAATATTCAATACGATTTCGCGCGTATTCGGCATAGCAAGGCCATACGTGACATATGTGCGAAGCTACAATGGGTTATGGGGGTTCGTGAGCGGCTCTGAGAGCATTGACCCAGCAAAGCTAAGCCCGCATACGGTGGCTGAGCGCATAAAGAGGCGCATAGAAGGCAAGCTCCGATTCTATGACGAAGTAACGCATATGTGGATGTTCTCACTCCCAAAACCTATAAGGAATCTATTATCAAAGGTAAAAGAATACGCAACGGACAATAACCCAGTGTTTGTCCCGATCTGA